In Ostrea edulis chromosome 6, xbOstEdul1.1, whole genome shotgun sequence, a single window of DNA contains:
- the LOC125648156 gene encoding dynein light chain Tctex-type protein 2B-like, producing MTGRELRSKVSSLFDVAAQHKSMKNAGSSIISFVVDPRRQSSTAPMPPRFRKVFYENTYQLDPPAKFRPDKVKPIIEKVLEANLEGRKYDPLECANLSKKLSDEIKQRVKQLNFKRYKLVCTVTIGQKHDQSVQMGSQYLWDADRDNFAAASFHNRHIFADGSVYALYYE from the exons ATGACGGGGAGGGAATTGAGGTCTAAGGTTTCCAGTCTCTTTGACGTAGCAGCGCAACACAAGTCCATGAAAAACGCTGGTTCCAGTATCATCTCGTTCGTCGTTGATCCTCGTCGTCAAAGTTCTACTGCTCCCATGCCGCCAAGATTTAGAAAG gTCTTCTACGAGAATACCTATCAGCTGGACCCACCTGCCAAGTTCCGACCAGACAAAGTGAAGCCTATCATTGAGAAGGTCCTGGAGGCTAATCTTGAAG GGAGGAAGTATGATCCATTAGAATGCGCTAATCTGTCCAAAAAGCTCTCCGATGAAATCAAACAGAGAGTCAAACAACTGAACTTCAAGAG ATATAAGTTGGTGTGCACGGTGACTATCGGACAGAAACACGACCAGAGCGTACAGATGGGGTCACAGTACCTCTGGGATGCCGACAGGGACAATTTCGCTGCCGCCTCGTTCCACAATCGCCACATCTTCGCCGACGGTTCTGTGTACGCCCTCTACTACGAGTGA
- the LOC125648155 gene encoding glutathione S-transferase A-like isoform X2 translates to MSPYLRKSMRTAVFFRQFCTLTTMAAEDMFLYWGSGSVPCWKAMLALEEKGFSGYKNKMISFDKKEEKSPEILKLNPRRQSTFKEKGTQLIPTDPNERALVLQRMHEAAANLMQKMLLDFLYEFFDTKEEDMDPNILAKKTETLKEELDRWDGYLGQTGAFLAGPNFTMADIYFFPFIGFGVRLGLSLDKFPNLKAYYERACARPSVKATWPPHWKENKPSMTPLAGRF, encoded by the exons ATGTCGCCGTATCTGAGGAAATCAATGCGCACCGCCGTTTTCTTTAGACAATTTTGTACACTAACGACAATGGCGGCAGAGGATATGTTTCTATATTGGGGATCTGGAAGTGTCCCTTGTTGGAAAGCTATGCTTGCCCTCGAAGAAAAAGGCTTCAGTggatacaaaaacaaaatgatctcTTTTGATAAAAAAGAGGAGAAAAGTCCAGAAATACTGAAATTAAACCCCAGAAGACAG AGTACATTTAAAGAGAAAGGGACACAACTCATACCTACTGATCCGAATGAGCGGGCACTTGTTCTTCAGAGAATGCATGAG GCAGCTGCTAACCTGATGCAGAAAATGTTGTTGGATTTTCTGTACGAATTTTTCGACACCAAAGAAGAGGATATGGACCCG AACATCTTGGCCAAAAAGACGGAGACCCTGAAAGAGGAGCTGGACAGATGGGATGGCTACCTGGGACAG ACAGGGGCTTTTTTAGCTGGTCCTAATTTCACCATGGCGGACATCTATTTCTTCCCCTTCATTGGTTTTGGCGTCCGCTTGGGTCTCAGTCTGGAcaaatttccaaatttaaagGCCTACTACGAGAGAGCATGCGCAAGACCCAGCGTCAAGGCTACCTGGCCTCCGCACTGGAAGGAAAACAAACCCTCTATGACACCCCTGGCTGGACGTTTTTAA
- the LOC125648151 gene encoding uncharacterized protein LOC125648151 isoform X2: MDLRQRWTTLAKETLTVPESISWKWWEHIEQRYNESQRHYHTLRHLEEMFQHFDQFQNELIHPELVSLAIFFHDIIYDPKAPDNEERSADVFVQFSQEAGNLKENQVEKVKEWILLTKAHTIQDNAEKDLQYFLDMDMAVLGRSSEEYKKYAEQIRKEYSHVPDPEFRKRRSAILQDFTQRQRIFASDEFNKMFHGTAIQNMKDEILILRSKPTI; this comes from the exons ATGGATCTAAGACAAAGATGGACGACGTTGGCGAAAGAAACCCTGACAGTTCCGGAAAGCATTAGCTGGAAGTGGTGGGAACACATTGAGCAAAGATATAACGAGAGTCAGAGGCATTACCATACTCTACGCCATCTGGAGGAAATGTTCCAGCATTTTGATCAGTTCCAGAACGAGCTCATTCATCCGGAACTTGTATCATTAGCAATATTTTTTCATGA TATTATATATGATCCGAAGGCACCTGATAACGAGGAAAGAAGTGCAGACGTGTTTGTGCAGTTCTCACAAGAGGCCGGTAACTTG AAAGAAAACCAAGTAGAGAAAGTGAAAGAGTGGATTTTGCTGACAAAAGCTCACACAATTCAGGATAATGCAGAAAAAGACCTGCAGTACTTTTTGGATATGGACATGGCAGTACTGGGGAGATCTAGTGAAG AGTACAAGAAATATGCAGAACAGATTCGTAAAGAATACAGTCATGTTCCAGATCCAGAATTCAGAAAGCGGCGATCAGCG ATTCTTCAAGACTTTACTCAGCGACAGAGAATTTTTGCCTCCGATGAATTTAATAAGATGTTCCATGGCACTGCTATTCAAAACATGAAGGACGAAATATTGATTTTACGGAGCAAACCTACAATCTAA
- the LOC125648151 gene encoding uncharacterized protein LOC125648151 isoform X1, producing MGILNDARSSISSGLFYTRKLRLGHKVWHGRFFHVIYRKGRVNICLYMDLRQRWTTLAKETLTVPESISWKWWEHIEQRYNESQRHYHTLRHLEEMFQHFDQFQNELIHPELVSLAIFFHDIIYDPKAPDNEERSADVFVQFSQEAGNLKENQVEKVKEWILLTKAHTIQDNAEKDLQYFLDMDMAVLGRSSEEYKKYAEQIRKEYSHVPDPEFRKRRSAILQDFTQRQRIFASDEFNKMFHGTAIQNMKDEILILRSKPTI from the exons ATGGGTATCCTGAACGATGCACGGTCATCTATTTCCAGTGGTCTATTTTACACAAGGAAATTACGACTAGGTCACAAGGTTTGGCATG GTAGATTTTTCCATGTGATATATCGAAAAGGACGTGTAAATATCTGTCTATACATGGATCTAAGACAAAGATGGACGACGTTGGCGAAAGAAACCCTGACAGTTCCGGAAAGCATTAGCTGGAAGTGGTGGGAACACATTGAGCAAAGATATAACGAGAGTCAGAGGCATTACCATACTCTACGCCATCTGGAGGAAATGTTCCAGCATTTTGATCAGTTCCAGAACGAGCTCATTCATCCGGAACTTGTATCATTAGCAATATTTTTTCATGA TATTATATATGATCCGAAGGCACCTGATAACGAGGAAAGAAGTGCAGACGTGTTTGTGCAGTTCTCACAAGAGGCCGGTAACTTG AAAGAAAACCAAGTAGAGAAAGTGAAAGAGTGGATTTTGCTGACAAAAGCTCACACAATTCAGGATAATGCAGAAAAAGACCTGCAGTACTTTTTGGATATGGACATGGCAGTACTGGGGAGATCTAGTGAAG AGTACAAGAAATATGCAGAACAGATTCGTAAAGAATACAGTCATGTTCCAGATCCAGAATTCAGAAAGCGGCGATCAGCG ATTCTTCAAGACTTTACTCAGCGACAGAGAATTTTTGCCTCCGATGAATTTAATAAGATGTTCCATGGCACTGCTATTCAAAACATGAAGGACGAAATATTGATTTTACGGAGCAAACCTACAATCTAA
- the LOC125648153 gene encoding glutathione S-transferase A-like isoform X1, protein MAAEEMFLYWGSGSVPCWKAMLALEEKGFSGYKNKMISFEKKEEKSPEILKLNPRGQVPAFTHGTIVVNESSAICEYLESTFKDKGTQLIPTDPNERALVLQRMYEADANLMQKMLLDFLYYYFYTENLVMDPATFSKKTESLKEELDRWDGYLGQTGAFLAGSNFTMADIYFFPFIGFGVRLGLSLDKFPNLKAYYERACARPSVKATWPPDWKENKSSMTPLAGHL, encoded by the exons ATGGCGGCAGAGGAAATGTTTCTATATTGGGGATCTGGAAGTGTCCCTTGTTGGAAAGCTATGCTTGCCCTCGAAGAAAAAGGCTTCAGTggatacaaaaacaaaatgatctcttttgaaaaaaaagaggAGAAAAGTCCAGAAATACTGAAATTAAATCCCAGAGGACAG GTTCCAGCATTTACACACGGTACAATCGTGGTGAACGAGTCCAGCGCCATCTGCGAATATCTTGAG AGTACATTTAAAGACAAAGGGACACAACTCATACCAACTGATCCGAATGAGCGGGCACTTGTTCTTCAGAGAATGTATGAG GCAGATGCTAACCTGATGCAGAAAATGTTGTTGGATTTTTTGTACTATTATTTTTATACCGAGAATTTGGTTATGGACCCG GCAACCTTCTCCAAAAAGACGGAGAGCCTGAAAGAGGAGCTGGACAGATGGGATGGCTACCTGGGACAG ACGGGGGCTTTTCTAGCTGGTTCTAATTTCACCATGGCAGACATCTATTTCTTCCCCTTCATTGGTTTTGGCGTCCGCTTGGGTCTCAGTCTGGAcaaatttccaaatttaaagGCCTACTACGAGAGAGCCTGTGCAAGACCCAGCGTCAAGGCTACCTGGCCCCCGGACTGGAAGGAAAACAAATCCTCTATGACACCCCTGGCTGGACATTTATAA
- the LOC125648153 gene encoding glutathione S-transferase A-like isoform X2 translates to MAAEEMFLYWGSGSVPCWKAMLALEEKGFSGYKNKMISFEKKEEKSPEILKLNPRGQVPAFTHGTIVVNESSAICEYLESTFKDKGTQLIPTDPNERALVLQRMYEADANLMQKMLLDFLYYYFYTENLVMDPATFSKKTESLKEELDRWDGYLGQKQS, encoded by the exons ATGGCGGCAGAGGAAATGTTTCTATATTGGGGATCTGGAAGTGTCCCTTGTTGGAAAGCTATGCTTGCCCTCGAAGAAAAAGGCTTCAGTggatacaaaaacaaaatgatctcttttgaaaaaaaagaggAGAAAAGTCCAGAAATACTGAAATTAAATCCCAGAGGACAG GTTCCAGCATTTACACACGGTACAATCGTGGTGAACGAGTCCAGCGCCATCTGCGAATATCTTGAG AGTACATTTAAAGACAAAGGGACACAACTCATACCAACTGATCCGAATGAGCGGGCACTTGTTCTTCAGAGAATGTATGAG GCAGATGCTAACCTGATGCAGAAAATGTTGTTGGATTTTTTGTACTATTATTTTTATACCGAGAATTTGGTTATGGACCCG GCAACCTTCTCCAAAAAGACGGAGAGCCTGAAAGAGGAGCTGGACAGATGGGATGGCTACCTGGGACAG AAGCAGTCATAG
- the LOC125648155 gene encoding glutathione S-transferase A-like isoform X1, translated as MSPYLRKSMRTAVFFRQFCTLTTMAAEDMFLYWGSGSVPCWKAMLALEEKGFSGYKNKMISFDKKEEKSPEILKLNPRRQVPTFTHGTIVVNESSAICEYLESTFKEKGTQLIPTDPNERALVLQRMHEAAANLMQKMLLDFLYEFFDTKEEDMDPNILAKKTETLKEELDRWDGYLGQTGAFLAGPNFTMADIYFFPFIGFGVRLGLSLDKFPNLKAYYERACARPSVKATWPPHWKENKPSMTPLAGRF; from the exons ATGTCGCCGTATCTGAGGAAATCAATGCGCACCGCCGTTTTCTTTAGACAATTTTGTACACTAACGACAATGGCGGCAGAGGATATGTTTCTATATTGGGGATCTGGAAGTGTCCCTTGTTGGAAAGCTATGCTTGCCCTCGAAGAAAAAGGCTTCAGTggatacaaaaacaaaatgatctcTTTTGATAAAAAAGAGGAGAAAAGTCCAGAAATACTGAAATTAAACCCCAGAAGACAG GTTCCAACATTTACACACGGTACAATCGTGGTGAACGAGTCCAGCGCCATCTGCGAATATCTTGAG AGTACATTTAAAGAGAAAGGGACACAACTCATACCTACTGATCCGAATGAGCGGGCACTTGTTCTTCAGAGAATGCATGAG GCAGCTGCTAACCTGATGCAGAAAATGTTGTTGGATTTTCTGTACGAATTTTTCGACACCAAAGAAGAGGATATGGACCCG AACATCTTGGCCAAAAAGACGGAGACCCTGAAAGAGGAGCTGGACAGATGGGATGGCTACCTGGGACAG ACAGGGGCTTTTTTAGCTGGTCCTAATTTCACCATGGCGGACATCTATTTCTTCCCCTTCATTGGTTTTGGCGTCCGCTTGGGTCTCAGTCTGGAcaaatttccaaatttaaagGCCTACTACGAGAGAGCATGCGCAAGACCCAGCGTCAAGGCTACCTGGCCTCCGCACTGGAAGGAAAACAAACCCTCTATGACACCCCTGGCTGGACGTTTTTAA